TTATTTAAAGGCAAACGCCAAAGTGCAATTAATGAGCCTGAGTTATATGCGATTTATACTACTCTTGCGGCACAATCCAGCGAAGTATTACATCAACATATTACCCATCTTATTGAAGATACTACTAAGATTATTAAACAAGGTGTTGACGAAGGAGTCTTTGTAAAAGATACCCCTGAACAGACAGCTTTGGCTATATTAGACGCATTCACTCGATTTTATCACCCTGCACATGTTAATGAATGGCAGAATCCTAATATTGATAAAGAGTTCAATGCGCTTTGGGATATATTATTAAAAGGTATAACTTATCACTCGTATTTGACTTAATATAGTATTAACCAAACTAATTTATTTTTATTAAGTAGAGAACAATGATACTGTAACGTTCCATACAACCTGCATTCCCGAAATAGTGTAATGATGAATGGCGAAAATTAAATATAAAAATGAGACTAAGCTCCCATACTCAGTCTCATTCGATGCTATGTATAACATCATCCCATAACCTTTATACCCATCTTAATTTTACTATCTTTTACAACATTTCACACACATCTTTTATTTACTTTTTTTTACTTATTAAATTAAATAGTGATTTATTCCGATTATTTCTACTAGTATTTAATGTCAGATATTAGTTTATTAATTTATTTATTAGAATATAATGTAGAATTAATTTTTTGATATCATATACTATATATTTTATAATTAAATTAACCCTAAGTTGATTATAAAATAATCAATTCCCTTAAAGGCTCATCCCCTAATGAGTCTTTTTTATGTTTAGAAAATTAGAAAAACACTATATTATTATGTCAAAATTTTAACATAATAATAAAATTATAGAAAAGTATAGACTGTTTTGTCGTATTATGTTAAAATAGATTTATACAAAAGATAAATAAACCCTTTTATACCCAACAAATCTCTCTCATAATTCTTGAAAACATAAAGGTGCAGTCATTAATTTGGCTGCATTTTTTAGTGCAAAAAAGAGATAGTGTTAATAGTAAAACTAAAGCTATCTCTTTTTTGATGGGTTGAGTCATGCCTTCATATAGAATTATTGACATATTTATAGTAAATATTCATACGGTATTACTTAATTAGTATAAGGTTTCATTTTGTTACAATCTATAGTTTCACCTGAGCTGGTCAAATAATAAAAGCCAAATTTCCACCACTCACTTTAACATACTTAACATGTTTCATATCACAATTAATAGGATCATAAGAATAGCATTTATAAGGTTTATTTTAAAAAATTTTTAATACGCACTTGAAAAATAAGATTTTCAAGTAAATAAGTGTAGATAACATTAAAGGCTTAAATAAAAGGTCTTTTTTTGTTATCCATTTTAAGTAAGATAGTATAAATATTGATAATAAAACATCTAAAAATTTACTGAAATTCTTAGATATAAAGGAATTTGTATTACGATTATTGTTGGCTTTTACTGGAATAACAATTAGAATAAATATATAAAAAGAACGCGCGTTCATTTATTATTGAAAATAAGGGAGAAATGATAAATGAAAAATTACTTTAAAAAGTTTAGTATAATGTTTGTAATGGCATTAATGTTCATAGGAATTGGAATGATTCAAAATGGTAGTGCAGTTAATGCTGCTACTGTTGGACAACAGTTAACAAGTCCTGATACTGGATGGAAGAGGATTGATGCTAAAAAAGATGGTATAATATCATTTAATGGAACATGGTTTGAAGGCCAAAATGACTCAGACTGGAATGGTACTGTAATGGAGAGCAATACAGGTAATTCGTCTGTGAAATTTAACTTTTATGGTACAAAGATTAGGTTTGTTACTGTTAAAAATATCGATGGTGCAAATAATGCAAGAATAACAATAGATGGTAATAAAGTTTATTCTATCAATTTAAAAGATTCGTTGTCATTTCAAATTTTAGTATCAGAAGTAAATAATTTGAGTTTAGGAGTTCATACTGTAGTAGTAGATTTTCCAAATGCTGTTTCAACAGGCTATATTTATTTTGATGCTATAGATATAGATGAAAATGGAAAAATACTACCATATGGCGAAGCAATATCATTAAACCAATCAATAATGGATTTAAGAGTGGGTGATTCGCAACAATTAACCACAACAACAACTCCAGCAGGAGCGCAAGTAACTTGGTCATCAGATAATACAAGAGTAGCAACAGTAAATCCTACTACAGGTGAAGTTACAGGAGTAAGTGAAGGAACATGCACTATAACAGCTACAACTGTTAATGGTTTAGCTGCGACATGCACTGTTACAGTAACTAAAAAAGATGATCCTCAACCAACTAATCCAACTGGAGATGCAAATTTATTTATTGAATTAGTAGATGGACAGATAAAACAATACACTGTATCACAAGACGAAATTAATAAATTTACATCATGGTTTGAAAATAGAGATAAGGATCATTCATTTACAGCTACATATAAGTTTACAAAAGGAACTTACAAGGATTATGTAGTACATGATCAAATTGATTGGTTTGAAGTAAGATAATAGAATTGTATCTAAGGCACTTTCAGTAATGTAAGTGTCTTTTATTATTACTGCGTAATAGGAAGACATTGTGAATTATTAGATTTATATTTAAAAAGTGCAACATATAATATCTTAAAAATCATAAGTAGTCAATATATACTTTGAAAATCCATAAAATTTGTACGATATTAGTTTTAATATATTCTGATAGACATTAAATAAGTTATTGTAGTTTGAATTTGCATATGGTTCTAGCTATAATCATTTTTATAATATGTACAGTATTTTATGGGAGGTTTTTTTTGCATGAGTGAATTTTTGAAATTAGAGAATTTTATTGGTCATTCAGATGTAAGTTATGAAGAAGTTATAGTTCAATTTTTACAGGATAACGAAATAATGATTGATGATTTTGAGTATGTAGGGAGATGTGATTCTGAGTGCCTGGAATGTAATGCAGAAAATTTTAGTGTCTGGCGTAGGGATATAGGAGTCATTGAAGAAGAAAACAGTTTTACTTTCGATTTAGATGCTGCTGATGAAACATTAGATTTTGCTATATACTTGTGTAATAAATGCAATAAATGGACTATCTATATTGAATAACACATCATTCTTATATATGGAGGTTTAAGTGATGGGCTTAGTTTTTCAGATGCAGTATATTTAGCAATAAGATTCTATATGATTAAATTTTATATAATGATATAGAATCTAAAAATAATGATTTAAAAAGCTATAGAAATTCTAAAATCATTCAGAAGAGTGCGTTTTTTATTATAGAGGTAATTAAATGTTAGGATAAGAATGGTATATATTCGAATGGATATCTGTATCTAACCAATGGTCTAAATTGAATGGTAAATTGTGCTATGCATGGGAATTGTACAACTCCAGATGGTTATAGAATTTATGAAACTGGTACGTGGGTTAAATAGAATAATAAATAGTAATAAAGTATTTAAGGGCACGGGAGAAATCCTGCGTCCTTTATTTTTTTGCCTAATTTTAGTCACAATAATTTAAAAACAGCATATATGTAGTAGGTATAGGCATAAAAGGAGTGAGATAATTGGGAAATATAATTAAGGTTAATTTGTATGTAAAAATGAAAAGAAAAAATGATAATAAATTAAGTTTGAAAACTATAGAAGAAATCATTTTGAAATATAAGAATTGGCTAAAGGAAAACAATAGAGAGGATAAAATAGAAACTTATGAGGAATTTCTACAAGCTCAATAGTATTTTTTAAGTGGCAGTAGCTA
The window above is part of the Clostridium saccharoperbutylacetonicum N1-4(HMT) genome. Proteins encoded here:
- a CDS encoding TetR/AcrR family transcriptional regulator; translation: MAKLPLTKEMILNSAEEVLLRFGPAKANVQDIARALNVSHPVIYRHYDSKAKLWDAVVERWLDRASAPLNDILNEPISSDIKLYRWLEALFKGKRQSAINEPELYAIYTTLAAQSSEVLHQHITHLIEDTTKIIKQGVDEGVFVKDTPEQTALAILDAFTRFYHPAHVNEWQNPNIDKEFNALWDILLKGITYHSYLT
- a CDS encoding Ig-like domain-containing protein: MKNYFKKFSIMFVMALMFIGIGMIQNGSAVNAATVGQQLTSPDTGWKRIDAKKDGIISFNGTWFEGQNDSDWNGTVMESNTGNSSVKFNFYGTKIRFVTVKNIDGANNARITIDGNKVYSINLKDSLSFQILVSEVNNLSLGVHTVVVDFPNAVSTGYIYFDAIDIDENGKILPYGEAISLNQSIMDLRVGDSQQLTTTTTPAGAQVTWSSDNTRVATVNPTTGEVTGVSEGTCTITATTVNGLAATCTVTVTKKDDPQPTNPTGDANLFIELVDGQIKQYTVSQDEINKFTSWFENRDKDHSFTATYKFTKGTYKDYVVHDQIDWFEVR